The genomic region CCCAGCCAGTAACCGAACTCCCATGCCCCATCTTTACGCGGATGCAGGCCGATCATGCCCATGCCCGCGCGATCGGCCTTGCGGATGATGGCGCGCACCCGGTCTCCCCGATTGGCCTCTGCCGCCTGGCAGGTGAGCACGTAAAGTTCGGCGCCCAGAGGCGGATTGGGATAGGGGATGCGCCCGGTCATGTCGGTAACCTTGCGGTTGGTCGTGCCTTGGGCGATCCAGCCCGCATCCTCGAGCGTCAGCATGCGCAGGCTCAGCCGTTCGCTCTCCAGCGGCCGTGTCCAGTCGGGTCTTGCGTTATCGGCATGCATGGCCGTCTCCGCACGCTGGCCGGGAAAGGGTCCGGCACAACGAAAAAGAGGAGCGGGATGATCCCGCTCCCCTTTCAGAGTTTTGCAGCTTTCGCCGCCCGGGATCACCTTTTCTTTAAAGAAGGGCGATCCGGCATGAAGCTTTCGGAAAAACCCTATTCGGCGGCGTCGCTAAGCGGGGCGACCGATACGTACATGCGGTCGTCCTTCTTGCGGCGGAATTCCACCTTGCCTTCGGTAAGGGCGAAAAGGGTGTGATCCTTGCCCATGCCGACATTGGCGCCGGGATAGTATTTCGTGCCGCGCTGGCGAATGATGATATTGCCCGGAATCACGGCCTGACCGCCGGCCTTCTTGACGCCAAGGCGCCGGCCTTCACTGTCGCGTCCGTTGCGGGATGAACCGCCTGCCTTCTTGTGAGCCATGGTTCGCTCTCCTCAGATATTGTCTGCTATCGAAACGGCGCGGGGGCTTAGCCCTTCGCCAGTTCCTTGGCTTGTTTCACCCACTCGCCGCTTTCCGCTTTCGCCTTTACGCCGGCGATTTCAGCGTCCAGCGCGTCCAGATCAGCAGCCTTCCAGGCGGCGACCTGCGCAAAGCTGGTCACGCCCGCCTCGTTCAGCTTCTTGGCATAGGCCGGGCCCACACCATTGAGCTGGGTCAGATCGTCATGGCTGGCAGCCTTGGCTTTCGGTGCGGCTTTGGCGGCGGCTTTTCAGCCTTCGCGGCAGCTTTGGGCGCAGCAGCCTTCGGAGCGGCCTTGGCAGGCGCGTCCTCAGATTTTGCCGCCGGCTTGGCTTTCGCCTTGGCAGCCGTTTTCGGCTTGGCGCCCGGCAGCACGATCTCGGAGATCGCTACGAACGCTTCCCACTGGCGGTGGCCTTTGGTGCGGCGATAGTTCTGGCGGCGGCGTTTCTTGAAGACGATGACCTTCTCGCCCTTGCGCACGTCCACCAGCTCACCGATCACCTGCGCGCCGTCTATCAGCGGGCTGCCCACGGTCACGCCGTTTTCACCGCCCAGCATGAGGACTTCGCCAAACACGACCTGATCGCCGGCTTCGCCGTCAATTTTTTCAACGACGAGGCGGTCGCCTTCGGCAACCTTGTACTGCTTCCCGCCGGTCTTGATTACCGCATACATCTCTCAATCACCTTTTCTACGGCCAGATCTCCCCAAGCCATTGGGAAGCCTTGCCCTTTTTCTTCGCCAGCTTCTTTGCAAGATGGCGTTGTCACAACAAAGCGCCCGCACTCATGGCCTGAGGCGGGCATCAGAGGCGCGCACTTACACGCAATAGGCGCCTTGAGTCAATCGTGGCGGGGCGTGCACGGGCCTTTGCAGGCAGTGCGAATGACCGCGCCGCACGACGTGGCCACCGCCGGTTTCATCTGCACATTACCCGCTTGCGGGGGGAGAGGCTTGCCGCTAGTTTCCGCCGCTTCGCGGAGAGGTGCCGGAGTGGTCGAACGGGGCGGTCTCGAAAACCGTTGTGCCTTTACGGGTACCGAGGGTTCGAATCCCTCCCTCTCCGCCAGATTTCCGCAAAAACCACACCCGCAAATAATTGATTGTAATCACAATTTATGGAAATTAACTTTTCCACTCGATTTGCATTGCTTCGATGTGCTACACATTTTGCTGCACAATTTGCGGGGCAGAGCGATGAATATCACCCGGCGTGGGAGCACGTTTTATCTCGTCCGGCGGGTACCGAGACGCTATCAGCGGGTCGAAAAGCGCGCCACGATCTGGATAAGCCTGCACACCGATTCTGAAAGCGAGGCGCAGCGCAAGGCTCCGGCCGCTTGGAGCCTGATGGAAGCTGCTTGGGAAGCGCGGCTTGCTGGAGACAGCGATGATGCCGAGCGCCGCTATGAGGCGGCCCGCGATCTCGCGGCCATGCGCGGCTTTCATTATCTGCCAGCGCAGAAGGTGGCAGCCTTGCCCCGTGAGGAACGCCTGCAACGCATGGAAGCTGTCCTGCGCGATGGCGAACCGGACCGGGTTGAAGCATCGGCCCTTCTTGGCGGCGTTGAACAGCCTGCCATCACGGTCAGCCGCGCGCTGGAACTGTTCTGGACGCTCGCGAGGGACCGCACTCTTGGAAAGAGTGAGGATCAGCTGCGCCGCTGGAAGAACCCGCGCATAAAGGCGGTCCGCAATTTTCTTCAGGTGGTGGGCGACAAGGCGATCAGCGAGATCACGCCCGATGATGTGCTCGAATTCCGCCAATGGTGGATCGACCGGATTGAAGCCGAAGGGCTGACCGCCAACAGCGCCAACAAGGATTTCACGCATCTGGCCGATATGCTGAAAACCGTGAACCGGATGAAGCGGCTGGGTCTGGTTCTGCCCTTTACCGATGTCGCCCTGAAAGAGGGCGAGAAACGCACGCGCCCGCCCTTCTCGGTGGGCTGGATCAGGACGCGGCTGATGGCTCCCGGTGCGCTGGATGGGCTGAACACCCAAGCGCGCTGCCTGGTGCTGGGCATGATCAATACCGGCTACCGGCCAAGCGAGGCGGCGGGGCTTTTAGCCGAGCATATCCGGCTCGATACCGATATTCCCCATATCTCGATCGAGCCGGCCGGGCGTCAGCTGAAAAACGCCACCAGCAAACGCGTCATTCCGCTGGCCGGGATTTCGCTGGAGGCGTTCCGGGCCTGTCCTGACGGATTTCCGGCTTATCGCGGCAAGGACAAGATCAGCGCGACCGTGAACAAATATCTGCGCGAGAATGGCCTTCTGGAAACGCCCGCACACAGTCTTTACGGCCTGCGTCACAGCTTCGAGGACCGCATGATCTCTGCGCACGTGGATGAGCGCGTGCGCCGTGATCTTTTCGGGCATGCCTATAACCGCGAACGCTATGGCAAGGGGGCTGATCTGAAGCATCTTCACAAGGTCGTTTCCAGTGTCGCCTTGTAGGCGCGCTCAAGCGCTTCCAGCTCCTCCAGATCCCGCTCAAAGGCGCGGAATATCGGCAGATAGACCGGATCCTCGCGCACCAGCTTTGCTGCCGCGATATGAGCGCGCCGCACACGGGCAAGTTCGCTCAAACCCTGCGCCGGTAAAGCCCCTCGCCCCTTCCCGGTCTGGCCGGAGTGTTGCGGCGCCGAACGGGCAGGCTTGGCCCCTGGCGGGGCGCAAGTGCGGTTCATATCCCGCCCTCCGGCCTGACCCTTTGTCCCGCAGGACGCACGCTAAATCCGGGAGGGATTTGAGGCCCAATGCCGATGCGTTCGGCGGGCATGCGCACATTGCTTCTGTCATGGCGTGCGACGGCAAATTCGCGGTTCGAACCAAGCGCGGTATTCAGCCGCGCCATGTTCACTGACATCCAGTTCTGCTGGTCGACCGGGTTGGCGTGCTGAGTGATCAGATAGAAGGCTGTGCCCATCGTAGTGATGACGCAGAGCACGGCCATAAGGCGCACGATCTGGAGCGACATGCGCGCCGTATGGATGAAGACCTGACCGCCGCGCAGCCATGAGGAATGGGCAGCATTGCTTCCAAGAGAGGTGTCGTGCCTTCTCATTATGCGCCCTCCCCGTCGATCCATTTTTCAGGATTGAGGGCGCTGATCGCGGTACACAATTCGAGCGGCGTGAGGACGTTATCGGCGCCCATTCTCACGGCCGCCTGGACCACATCTTTCTTGTGAGAATCGGGCCAGTTTTCGACCTGGGCGGCGATGAGTGCGAAGCTCAGCCAGCGCAAGGTTTTGAGCATTTCCCGGCGTTCGGATGCGCCCTTGAGATGCTCGCGAATAGCGGTTCGGATCAGCTCTGGCCGGGAATTGGCCAGCCCTGACTGAACGCCATAATCAAGCTGCTGAAGAAGATCCGCATCGATACGGAAGCGCACTCTGGGCGCGCTATCGAGGTCGGGGAGATTAGTCATATTGCCACCCTTACTGGTTATGTAAGGACAGCGGGACTTGAGACAGCTTCATTCAAGCATAGGGATAGCCGGGACGCAACTCGTCGAGCGGCAAGACACAGCCGCTGAGAGGGGGAGGGCCGCGTGCGGCCCTGGGGGAGGCCGGGACCGGCCCATGTGGGGGCCGCCAGCGGCCTAACCTAAGCCATTGAATTTACTGAAGTACAGAAAAACGTCCCATTCGGACCTTAAGGCGTTGTCGCCTTGGCCCTGAAGTCGCGTATCGCATATGTCCATGTAATAACAGTTCCTTTTCGTCTTGCGCAGCAAGACGGCACGGCGTGCATACTGTGTGATAAAAAACCAATGCGCTGATGCGCGGGCGGCGCAGCCGCCCGTACCGGCTAACAGTCGCAAAGGGGAACGGGGCCACATCGTCAGAACTGTTGTCGCGATATTGCCGGTGGCGAAGACTGGATCGGTACGCATGGCGACCAACCTCTCCGTCTGGACGGGAGAGGATCACACCCCTCATAGGGATGTGAACACGTCAGCGTTCTATCGGTGCGGATCGCGGCGGGCCGAAATGGGCGCTCATGTCGCGTGCGCGCGTTCACCCGGTGCCGCGAAAAAACCGCTCCGGGTAAGCGGAAGAAAACCGTCGCGCACCATGCCCAAAAACGAAGCCCAAACGGCCCACGAGCTGGCCCGAAAAACATCCCCGCCAAAGTGGATTTGCCGGAGAGAATGGACGCAAAAAACTAGTCCCCGGCGATCAGCGCACCTCACAGCGCCATACGGCCCTGCGCGTCGATACCGGTGGGCTTACGCCGCCACTTCCCGGGAAGGCGTTGGCAAGGCACAGCGGGTTCACAAAAGGCTGGGGATGGGATAGACTGAGGGAGTGGGGATTGAGCTTTCGCCCGACCCCCGTTTCTCTAGAACGCGATGAGAGAGACCCGGAGTCTAACTTGCCAGCTAGTCCGGGTCTTTTTCATTGGAAAAGACGCCGCCGGATTGGCGTCAATCCGGCCATCAGCGGCAGCGGCATACAAAACCAGTTCGCAGCATATCGCCGCCGTAAGGGACGTACGCTGAGCGCGCATCCCGGTGCGCTGGGGAACAGAATTTGATTGCGCTCTTAACGCCCTCACCTCCCCACATGCTTTGGAAGCAGGCTTAGGGTAGCATCGGCACGGATCCGATGACATGGTCTCGAAATGTGGGCAGATGCTGAAACCGATGTCGATTATCTGAACTACTCCGAAATTGCGGAGCTGGTCACCGAACTTATCACGGACCCCGATCTTCTACCCATCTCGCTGGGCGTTTTCGGCGGATGGGGTACAGGCAAATCCAGCACATTAAATCTAGTGGAGGCGCAGCTCGCAGCTGCCGACTCGCCCCCCATCATCGTCAAGTTCGATGCTTGGCTCTATCAAGATTTCGATGATGCCCGCGCGGCATTGATGTCAGTGATTGCTCGCTCGCTTTATGCGGCAGCACCAGAAACCCTAAAGGACAAGGCCGTAGGCCTCATTAAACGGGTCAACAAGCTCAGACTTCTGGGTTTGGCCGCAGAAGTTGGCGCGCTCGCCTTCGGCGCACCGGCCTTTGGCGTTGCGGCACGAGGCGTCGAGGCTCTGGGAGATGTCGCCAAAGGTAAAGCAGACGCCAAAGATATCGAAGCTATCCGCACCGCGGCCGAAGATGTACGGGAGCGTCTGACGGAGCTCGTCGGACCAAAGTCTGATCGGACACCGCCTGATGAAATTGATGCCTTCCGAAAGGAGTTCGGGGATCTATTGGGTGCCCTGGACCGTCAGCTAGTGGTCTTCATCGATAATCTAGACCGATGTCTACCCACCAACGCCATACATACACTGGAGGCGGTACGGCTATTTCTCTTCATTCCACGCACGGCCTTTGTCGTCGCGGCTGATGAAGATATGATCCGGCACGCGGTGGCCCAGCACTTCAGTAATCCAGCCAAGCGGCATGTCTCCGACTATCTGGACAAACTGATCCAGGTCCCAGTACGCGTTCCTCGGGTAGGGGTGCAGGAGGTCAGAGCCTACCTATTCATGCTCTATGCAAGCCGATCCAAGGTCGAACCAGAGAAACTAGAGAGCCTGCGGCAAGCTCTGATCGGCAACTTGCAACGAACTTGGCAATCCGACGAGCAAATAACAGTCGATTCTGCTCTGAGCAGGCTCAGCCGAAGTGGCGATGAGGAATTGCAGCAGGCATTCAGCATGGCCGACCGAATGGCGCCGTTGCTGGCAAAGGCTGCACGAGTATCAGGCAATCCGCGCATCGTTAAACGGCTCCTAAACGTAGTTCGGATGCGGTCCTCAATCGCGCGGCGGCGATCCATGCCGTTGGACGACGCCGTTATCGCAAAACTCGCTTTGTTCGAGCGATGCACGGACGAGGCCGCATCCCTAGCGCTTCATACGCTGATCAATCAGGCTGAGGGAGGCAAGCCAGATGCGCTACGCCGCATCGAACAAAACCAGCCGGTATCCGCGACCGATACGTTGCCGGAAGCTTGGACTAACCATCTACCGTTTATAAAAGATTGGGCGATCCTTGAGCCGCGCCTGTCGGGCGTCGACTTACGTCCGGCAGTTTACCTCGCGCGTGAGACCGTGCCCGTCCAGATCGCGACTTCTTCGGCATCTGCCGCGCTAATAGCGGCCGTCGACATTCTTTTGAAGGTTGCGACGATAGCATCACCTGCTGCAAAGGAGGCTTTGGACGCGGTCCCAGCCATAGAACATGTAGCTCTCATGGAAGCGGTCATTGCTGAGATGCGCAAGAATTCGGATTGGGCCAAGGCTCGATCCGACTTCCGCGGGGCGACCTTGATTGCATCTCGCTCACCAGAGGCGGGATTCCTTTTGGCGAGATTTATTCGTTCGCTACAATTGTCCCGGTTGCCACCTTGGATGTCGACGATGCTCAAAGATGCCGACTGGTGGAAAAATACCGCGAAGTAGGGAGTGAACATGGGGACATCTTCATCGAGAGGCGGGCGGTCAAGTGATCGACCATTGGTTCCAGCCCATGCCGACGCTAATCCCGATCAGCCATTGCCGCAGCCCGAAGGCCAGCGCTTTCGTGGATTCCGGACAGAGTTTGGTCGCGCAGTAGCAGGAGCGGGCCTGGGCTCGTTCAACTCCGCACTCGGAAAGTACGCACGGAACGCGACAGGCGGTGTCAGCGTTGGGCCCCGGCGCTTTGGACCAGCATATACCGCTGGTGGTACGTTGATCGACGTTCTGGGGCAGCTGGCGACAACCGGCACAGCTGAGATAAACGGGACCGATCTCTCAGCGTTACTGGGCCAGCCTCTCCAGCAATGCGCTGAAACCATTGCCGAGCTCCTCGCACCTGAAAACGCCGATAGAGACCTCATCCGAACGGCGATGCTCGCCGCGATTATCGAGGCTCTCCCTGATGTTGAGTTTTTTGAGCCGACCGCACTTTCGCCTGATCAAATCATTGCACTACTTGTGGAGTTTCACGCCCAAGTTCTCTTCCAAGAAATAACCAATGATGCAGGAGACGCGTGGAATAAGTCCGAAAGCCCGGAACGAACTATCGAAGCCGAGTCCGAGTTCCTTGATCTCATTCGGGCCGCAGTAGATCGTCACCTCGCGCCGGCTCTCGCGGATGGACTGGCACATGCCTCCCGGCTCGAGGTCGAGGCACTACAGCGCCGAGCCATGGACGATATCTGGACCGAGTGGTCTACCCAACAATGACTCGTATTATTTGTCATGTGGACGCAAACGCGATCCCACTGGTCGATGTCCCAGGCACTGTCTATGTCCATCTCTACGGGAGCCAGCCAGTTCGTGCTGGGACCGGCTCGATCGGGAACCAGGCAAGAGATGCTTTGATGCGCTTGGGTGCTGCGCCCCGCACTGCCGCCGTCGATCTGCTCTCTATCGCCTTAGCGGTCACCGCAGCTGACACCTTTATCAGACGCGCAGATGCGGACGATAGCTGGGCCCGAGATATTGAGCTTCATGTTCCATTGATCCGACCGCAGCAATGGAAGCCATTCACAAATGACCTCGAGCGCATGCTGGGGTTTCTTACCGGCGACATGTGGCGGCTCGAGCTGAAAGACGGCGGTCAACGAGCGCCTACTCGGCTTGATATCAAGGATCGGAGGGCCCAAGCGAACATATCAAAAGTCGATTTCGTCTCTCTGTTCTCCGGCGGGCTAGACAGCGGGATCGCAACACTGGCAGCGATGAGCGCCGGAGAGCGGCCCCTTCTCGTCAGTCATGCCTATCGCGGCGATGCGACCTACCAGGATGCAGTGGCAAAGCTTCTTCCCGCAAAGCCCGAGCGGCTTATCGTCAATGTCCACCCTCAGATTGACACGGAACACGAAGACAGCATGCGCGCCCGCAGCTTTATCTTTTTGGCGCTCGGCGTCTTAGCTGCCGATACCGTTAGCGAATTCAAAGGCAAAATGATCGACCTGCGTGTCCCTGAAAACGGGCTTATCGCGTTAAACCCGCCCCTTACGCGTCGCCGAATTGGCAGCCTCAGCACGCGCACGACGCACCCACATTATCTGTCGAAATTCCAGCAAATAATTAACAGAGTCGACCTCCGGGCGAACATCATCAATCCGTTCGAGGCCATGACGAAGGGCGAGATGGCCAAGAACATGGTAGCGGTTCCCGGATTCGAGTCCTTCGCTTCCGCGACCGTGTCCTGTGGAAAGTGGAAACGGAAAAAACAGCAATGTGGTCGATGCGTGCCTTGTCTGATCCGACGCTCATCTTTATACGCGGCGAATGTCGATGACAAAACCGAATACACCTTTCCAGATCTCCATGCCGTTCTGGCGGATGAGGAAAATAGGGATGACCTACTTTCCATGATGACCGCTATAACCCGGGCACAGAACAACAATCTATCGCGCTGGGTGGCGCAGAGCGGACCAATGCCGGAAGATATCGCCCGCCGCAACGTCCTAGAGGACGTGGTCCGACGAGGGTTGGCGGAGGTCGCAGCTTTCTTGCGAGATACAGGACTGAAAGTTTGATCGACTTCCATTGCCATCTCGATCTTTACCCTGACCCGGAACTTGCAGCGGAGGATGCAGGGCGAGCGCGAATTTTTGTGCTCTCGGTAACCACAACTCCAAGGGCATGGCGCAAAACCTCTGAACTTGCTCGCCCTTACCCCCGAATTCGCACTGCGCTAGGACTGCATCCGGAGCTCGCGCACGAGCGTTTCGAGGAGCTTCCATTGTTTGAGGCGCTAGCTCGCGAAACGCGGTATTTCGGTGAGATCGGACTGGACGGAAGCTCAAAGTACCGAAGTATGCAACATCGTCAGGTTCAAGTCTTTGAGACGATTCTGAAAACGGCGACCCAAGCAGGCGGACGCATCATGTCCATTCACAGTCGCAACGCAGCTGCGGAAGTTCTTCAGTCTCTCAAGAAGCACGGTGACGCTGGCATTCCGGTTCTACATTGGTTCAGCGGCACGTCATCCGAGTTGGAGACCGCTATCCGCCGAGGATGCTGGTTCAGCGTTGGTCCAGCAATGCTTCGCTCCAAAAAGGGGCGGGAACTGGCGTTGCGTATGCCCAAGCATCACGTGCTAACCGAAACCGATGGCCCCTTCGCCAGAGACAAGAGTCGCCCATTACAGCCGGTGGACTCCTGGGCTGCAGTTTCTGAACTCACTTCAATATGGCGCGTGACTGATGAGGTGGTGCAGGCTCAATTGGCGTCCAACCTACGCCGTTTGACGGCGCAGATTGCTGAGCCCTAACTTTCCTGTCTATGCTTTCTGTGCTGGTCCGTATGCCTTCTCCGAGATAAGTCCACGCTACTATAAGTTTAAAAACAAAAGCGAAACAATGAGGCCGACGGAGTCCCGTGAACCTGGACCATTGAATGGTAGAGTCCATTGAAAAGAGGGTGGATTATACGTGACCCAGCCCCGTGAATTCCGGCCATTGAATGGTAGAGTCCATCGAAAAGAGGATGGACCATGCGCAAGAGCCGTTATTCGGAGGAGCAGATCATCGGCATGCTCAGGGAGCACGATGCTGGTGTGAGCACGAAGGAGGTCTGCCGCAAGTACGGCATCTCCGACGCGACGTTTTACAAATACAAGGCGAAGTTCGGCGGCATGACAGTATCCGATGCCCAGCGCCTAAAGTCGCTGGAGCTGGAGAACAACCGGCTGAAGCGGCTTCTGGCCGATGCGATGCTGGACAATGCGGCCCTGAAGGACCTCGCCTCAAAAAACTTCTGACGCCCGACGTCAAGCGCCAGGCCGTGCACCACATGGTGACCAGGCACGGGCTGAGCGAGCGTCGGGCGTGTGCCCTTGCAGAACTTGATCGCTCCACGTTCCAGTATCAGAAGCGTTCTGGTGGTGATGACGCCTTGCGAGCTCGCTTGCGCGATCTGGCAGGCGAGCGCCGCCGGTTCGGCTATCGTCGGCTTGGCATCCTGCTGGAACGGGAGGGTCTTTATGCGAACCACAAGAAGGTCTACCGGCTCTACCGGGAAGAAGGGCTGGCGGTCCGTCGGCGGCGTGGCCGCAAGCGGTCGGTTGGAACCCGTCGCCCGATACTGTTGCCTGCGGCGGCGAACCATCGCTGGAGCCTCGACTTCGTCTCCGACGCTCTAATCGACGGGCGGCGCTTCCGG from Glycocaulis abyssi harbors:
- a CDS encoding GNAT family N-acetyltransferase, giving the protein MHADNARPDWTRPLESERLSLRMLTLEDAGWIAQGTTNRKVTDMTGRIPYPNPPLGAELYVLTCQAAEANRGDRVRAIIRKADRAGMGMIGLHPRKDGAWEFGYWLGEPYWSQGYASEAAQLLLNAADLAGIAPIVAGHYADNPASGRILEKCGFVYTGEVPIAFSSGRMASAPCPRMVRAALPTL
- the rpmA gene encoding 50S ribosomal protein L27 — its product is MAHKKAGGSSRNGRDSEGRRLGVKKAGGQAVIPGNIIIRQRGTKYYPGANVGMGKDHTLFALTEGKVEFRRKKDDRMYVSVAPLSDAAE
- a CDS encoding 50S ribosomal protein L21; this encodes MYAVIKTGGKQYKVAEGDRLVVEKIDGEAGDQVVFGEVLMLGGENGVTVGSPLIDGAQVIGELVDVRKGEKVIVFKKRRRQNYRRTKGHRQWEAFVAISEIVLPGAKPKTAAKAKAKPAAKSEDAPAKAAPKAAAPKAAAKAEKPPPKPHRKPRLPAMTI
- a CDS encoding DUF6538 domain-containing protein is translated as MNITRRGSTFYLVRRVPRRYQRVEKRATIWISLHTDSESEAQRKAPAAWSLMEAAWEARLAGDSDDAERRYEAARDLAAMRGFHYLPAQKVAALPREERLQRMEAVLRDGEPDRVEASALLGGVEQPAITVSRALELFWTLARDRTLGKSEDQLRRWKNPRIKAVRNFLQVVGDKAISEITPDDVLEFRQWWIDRIEAEGLTANSANKDFTHLADMLKTVNRMKRLGLVLPFTDVALKEGEKRTRPPFSVGWIRTRLMAPGALDGLNTQARCLVLGMINTGYRPSEAAGLLAEHIRLDTDIPHISIEPAGRQLKNATSKRVIPLAGISLEAFRACPDGFPAYRGKDKISATVNKYLRENGLLETPAHSLYGLRHSFEDRMISAHVDERVRRDLFGHAYNRERYGKGADLKHLHKVVSSVAL
- a CDS encoding ribbon-helix-helix domain-containing protein, whose translation is MTNLPDLDSAPRVRFRIDADLLQQLDYGVQSGLANSRPELIRTAIREHLKGASERREMLKTLRWLSFALIAAQVENWPDSHKKDVVQAAVRMGADNVLTPLELCTAISALNPEKWIDGEGA
- a CDS encoding P-loop NTPase fold protein, which codes for MWADAETDVDYLNYSEIAELVTELITDPDLLPISLGVFGGWGTGKSSTLNLVEAQLAAADSPPIIVKFDAWLYQDFDDARAALMSVIARSLYAAAPETLKDKAVGLIKRVNKLRLLGLAAEVGALAFGAPAFGVAARGVEALGDVAKGKADAKDIEAIRTAAEDVRERLTELVGPKSDRTPPDEIDAFRKEFGDLLGALDRQLVVFIDNLDRCLPTNAIHTLEAVRLFLFIPRTAFVVAADEDMIRHAVAQHFSNPAKRHVSDYLDKLIQVPVRVPRVGVQEVRAYLFMLYASRSKVEPEKLESLRQALIGNLQRTWQSDEQITVDSALSRLSRSGDEELQQAFSMADRMAPLLAKAARVSGNPRIVKRLLNVVRMRSSIARRRSMPLDDAVIAKLALFERCTDEAASLALHTLINQAEGGKPDALRRIEQNQPVSATDTLPEAWTNHLPFIKDWAILEPRLSGVDLRPAVYLARETVPVQIATSSASAALIAAVDILLKVATIASPAAKEALDAVPAIEHVALMEAVIAEMRKNSDWAKARSDFRGATLIASRSPEAGFLLARFIRSLQLSRLPPWMSTMLKDADWWKNTAK
- the qatC gene encoding Qat anti-phage system QueC-like protein QatC, with amino-acid sequence MRLGAAPRTAAVDLLSIALAVTAADTFIRRADADDSWARDIELHVPLIRPQQWKPFTNDLERMLGFLTGDMWRLELKDGGQRAPTRLDIKDRRAQANISKVDFVSLFSGGLDSGIATLAAMSAGERPLLVSHAYRGDATYQDAVAKLLPAKPERLIVNVHPQIDTEHEDSMRARSFIFLALGVLAADTVSEFKGKMIDLRVPENGLIALNPPLTRRRIGSLSTRTTHPHYLSKFQQIINRVDLRANIINPFEAMTKGEMAKNMVAVPGFESFASATVSCGKWKRKKQQCGRCVPCLIRRSSLYAANVDDKTEYTFPDLHAVLADEENRDDLLSMMTAITRAQNNNLSRWVAQSGPMPEDIARRNVLEDVVRRGLAEVAAFLRDTGLKV
- the qatD gene encoding Qat anti-phage system TatD family nuclease QatD — encoded protein: MIDFHCHLDLYPDPELAAEDAGRARIFVLSVTTTPRAWRKTSELARPYPRIRTALGLHPELAHERFEELPLFEALARETRYFGEIGLDGSSKYRSMQHRQVQVFETILKTATQAGGRIMSIHSRNAAAEVLQSLKKHGDAGIPVLHWFSGTSSELETAIRRGCWFSVGPAMLRSKKGRELALRMPKHHVLTETDGPFARDKSRPLQPVDSWAAVSELTSIWRVTDEVVQAQLASNLRRLTAQIAEP
- a CDS encoding IS3 family transposase (programmed frameshift), with translation MRKSRYSEEQIIGMLREHDAGVSTKEVCRKYGISDATFYKYKAKFGGMTVSDAQRLKSLELENNRLKRLLADAMLDNAALKDLAFKKLLTPDVKRQAVHHMVTRHGLSERRACALAELDRSTFQYQKRSGGDDALRARLRDLAGERRRFGYRRLGILLEREGLYANHKKVYRLYREEGLAVRRRRGRKRSVGTRRPILLPAAANHRWSLDFVSDALIDGRRFRTLCVVDDFTREALAVVVDTSLSGVRVARELDRLIERRGKPRMIVSDNGTELTSHAILRWQKDSGVEWHYIAPGKPTQNAFVESFNGRFRDECLNEHLFSSLGEARDLIEAWRIDYNTERPHTALGGLAPCVYAERTRHPRPGSLELRASAAHRALTNHINPERKANRLY